The genome window gaacagacatttttttttttccaaccagGTGTCTGAAAGCCTCGCCAACACTCAAAGCCATTCTCTACCCTCTCGTTGTTTTCcgattttgttttgttttgttttgttttaaaacccgAATCCACTGCAATTTGGCTGAGGATTTTCGGAAGCGGTGGAACCCCCCGAACCGCGCCCGGGGGGCCGCTCCGACCCCCTGCCCCTCGCTGCCCGCACCGGCAACGTTTTCCTGCCCGATGGCGATTAAATAATTCCCCAACCTGCTGTGGTCGGGCTGAAATGCAGTATTCACCGCCCGGAATTGGTAGGGGAACAGCTAAAACTTGAGTAATTATTGTCAAATAACGTCGGCCAAATGGTTAAATAATTATCACTTCATTTCGTTTTagaaggcaataaaaaaaaatccccctttttttaaacCCAGCAATAATCACCTGCTGATGAACTGTCGGATCGCTATTATATTGATATCATCTAGACGGGATTTATCATGGAAATGGTGCAAAAAGTCTCATTCAGGCGTGCAAATCtgcattcctttaaaaaaaaaataatcatcccTCTCTGACCAGATGGGCACTGGCTAAACCCTCATCTCCCAGATTTAACACAGTCCGGATTTCGGACAACGACAGATACCAGAAATCTTTAATTGAAAGAGGTAAACCATTAAAAACGCTGAATGAAACTAATTTTTCCCCAGtataaaaaaattgctatttttttttagactCCCTCCCTATCGATTTACCTTGCTGTCTATAAATAACCTCGCAATGTATTATTTAACACAGACGCTGCTTCctgccttaaaagaaaaaaaattaaaaataaaaagagagagagaaaagttacccgaggagctgctgagctgctctccCCACCTGAGCGCCGcgtcccgcagcccccgggagcGCGACTGACTGCTCCGCGCCTCTGCCGCCCCACCGCCGGCCTCGGTCCTCGCTAATTACCATATCACCAACGCTGGACGATGGATGAACTTTCCCTTTATCGCCCTAAATGCTTCTCCAGAGGCTAAAGATAGCCGGGTTGTGTGctgtgatttccccccccccccccgtgcatTCACGTAGGATCACGCTCCCCTCGCGTTCTGACCCTGCTTTCTGCGGATCTCTGCAAACTGCTAGcacacttctctttcttttttttctctctttttttccaccccctTTCTTTGTTTGggttgattctttttctttgttttttgttttgttttacctcCTTTAGGTGATGCAGATATGATCAATAGGGGAATAAATAGGGGCTTTCAGAAGCAACCCGTGCGGAGCCGCGGCTGCCAACGGCtccggccctgctcccggcCGCAGAAACCCAGCGCAGGTGCCGCCGCCTCCAGCACCGTTCcccccggcacggcacggcatggcCGGCAGCGACAGCCCGGGCTGCACCtgcccggccgcagccccgccgccccgtcGGGGCTGCCCTCGCTGCCGCCCCCGGCGCGGCCTCGGCCCCGCACATCCACCCCCCAAATCCCGCTCCCCGCAGAGCCCCGAGGGCGGGAGAAAGGCGGCAGGAAGGCCGCGGAGGCCGGGAGGGTCGGGCATGCGAAAGCCAAGGGGACCCTGAGGCTGCCCGCAGCTCAACCCTCCCTTTTCCCTCGGGGGAGCCGTCCCCAGGACAGCGGGGAgctgccccgcggggccggcCGGGAGCTGGGGCCAGGGGGGCTACGGGACAGCCAGGCCACCGCAGGGCCCCGCAAGGCCCCGTCATCCTGCCCGGCCTCGGGCGTGCTGCCGCCGGGTGAAGAAGGTATTAAACCCCAGCGGTtccccccggccgcccccgggcAGAGCAcggccgggcagccccggcaccGGGCAAACCCCACTCCTTCTCCGGGGGTCCCTGCTCGGAGGGCTCCGCTCTGCCCCGCAGCCACACTTACAAAGCCGTGCTTGTCCGAGATGTTGTTGGTGAGCTTGAGCTTGTGAAAGGCAACAGGTTTGGCCATCCACTGCTCCCCCGTGGCCGGGCTGTCGGGGTGGATGTACATGCGCTTGGGCATCTCCGGGTCGGCCTTGCCGGCGACCATCCAGCGGGAGTTGTGGAACTTGTACCGGCAATCGTCGGCCGCCACTATATCCATCAGCAAAATGTACTTGGCCTTCTTGTCCAGGCCGCTCACCCGCACCTTGAACGGGGGGAACATCCTCCTGCGGAGAGACCCAAAGCGGTACAGGGCTGAgcccgcccgcccgctgccGACCCCCGACGGCCGCGGTCCCGCCGAGCCGCCCCGCaccgcccggccccggcagccGCTTCGAAGCCACCATCTTTTAGTTTAGCTTCACTGAGGATCTCCAGCCTTTCTCACGTCCCTCTGCCTCTCACCCCGCTCTACTGCACCCGCCgtggaagaaaacaggagaaaagcacaaaaatccCACTCTGGGAAATAAGGGGCGAAAACGCATCCCGGATTTCACCCCCTTTCCTTGCCTTCCGACGAACGGCTCGCCCAGCACCTCGGCAGCCCCGCCGCTGCCCTCCCCCGGGGCCGGGAACACGGGCAGGGCCGGGGACGACCCCGGCCGCGGGGAAAGtttggcaggagggaaggaagcggCGAGAAGCGGCGTAAACAAATGCAGCGGGGGATTACAGGCGCTCAATTAGCGCGCACAAATTTAATTTGGGATAGCGCTCGGAAAAGTAATAATTGGGGGGTGTCGGGAAAGCtcgggggtgtgtgtgtgtgtgaatacCTCCGAAAAACTTCAGGGATCGAAACTCCCCGCGTTAATGCATCGGGGCGGATTTGGCGAGCAGGGGGGGAAGCGGGATGAAACGGAGGGGCGAGGGCGCTGCGCGGTCGCGCAGGTGCGGGGCGGGCTGCGCGGGGCCGGCTCTTACCTCCCGGACTTGGTGATCACCATCTCGGTGCCCAGCTTGTGAAACTGGTCCCAAAGCTCTTTGGCTTCCAGAGTGACTTTGGGGTCGTCTTCGACCTCCTCCTCGGGCTCCAGGCTCTTGAGCGAGCGCAGATGGGCGGCTTGGTGGTGGTGTCCCAGGGCCGAGACGTGCAGCCCGGCCTCGGCCGCCCCGGCCAGCCCGGGGTCCGGCATGGGCTTTGCCAGCGCCGCCGGAGGCAGAGCCAGAGCGGGGAAAAAGGAAGGCTGGGCGGCTGCAAGGAAAGCGGACATGGGGAAGTCGGCCGGCCGGGGTGCGTGGAAGGGGTGGTAAGCCATGGCAGTCCCTGGGAAGGCTGGATCTCTCATCGGTGCATCCACAAATCCAGGAGAAAAAGAGGGATTCCCTTTACAAAAATATGTGTGTGcggttttttgttgttgttttttgttggctttttttttctctcctgcccAGCGAACTCGCTCGAGTctctggaagaggaaggaaaatcaacaacacacacacacacacaaaaaaaagcacacaaaaaaagccgAAAAACAGCGGAActagatctgaaaaaaaaattaaaaaaaaaaagaaaaagaagaaaaagaaaaagagaggcagTTCCCGGCTCCTGGGACTCCCGGTCTGCGGAGGGGAGACAGTAGGtccttattttttgttgttgttgttgcagcGAGGGAGAGCGAGCGAGGGAGAAAGCCCTCCCGGTAAAGTCCTTCCCAACactaaaatagaaacaaaagccggcgcggggctgcgcggagcggagcggggcgcggcggggcaggGGCGGCCGCGCTGGCCCTCACACCCCCGCGGGCCCTGGCTGCGCCCCGGCGGGGCCGGCCCGGCTGCGCGCTCCGCGGACGGCGCTGGGGCGAGGGCTGCTCATGGCTAAAGGAGCCGGAGTGGAAACGGTTAGATCTTGTCCTGATCTCTGTAAAACTGTGACTATCTCACATGTCCTTCCTGCTCTGATCCGCCCGCTAATGAGCCAAGCCCCCTTGATTGCTGATTTTACGCGTTTCAGACCAATTGTGGATCTGCATAGGCGTGGTTTTGACAGCTCCGGCCAAGCtccggggcgcgggggggggggggaagggaaggcgggggggcggggtgggaggaagagaagaagggggaaaaaaaaaaggaaaaaaaaaaaaagaagaaggtgTCGGAAGCATCGGCAGTAAGAAAACATGtcaacagaataaaatattaaccaATGACAGAGAAAAGTGCTCGAAATCCCACCCCCGGCTCCTTTCCGCATACCGGGTCAGCCCCGGCTGCGCCGCGGCCGGGGAGCGGCCGCCGCCGGTGCGGGGACGGCGCGGAGCCACCTCGGCGGAGCGGGGAGCGGCGCCCGGGTCCGCCCGGCCCGGAGCctcgggggcggggggatggCGGCGAAGGGCCCCCGCCGGTCTCTGCGGGGGCGGCGGGCacgggaaagggggggggggggcggccgaGGGAGCTCGGCGGCTGCCGACTTACGACAGATCCTGGAGAGCGGATCGAGGTGGGGCGcgccccgcccgccgctccGCGCACAGCCGCGCAATGCCGCGCAGCACCGACGGGGCGGCCGCCGGGAGCGCGGCCCGGCGGAGAGCTGCGGGCGGAGGCGAGGCCCCGAGTGGCGACCTCCAGCGCGGGTGAGTCGCTCCCTGCCGTCGCCCCCCGCCCTGCCGGCAGCCGCCCCGACGAGGGATGGGAGGGGGGTACCGTCCGCAGCCCCGCGCCCACGGCGAAGGCGCGCAGACCCCGCCGTCGGGGCGCATGGGGTGCGCGGCCGGGGGCCGGCGCGGCTGTGCCCGGCCGGAGGGGCTGTTTAACCGGGTGGGGGAGGCAGATAAGGCGCAGGGGGACACACCGGGGCTGTTTGCAGAGGGATTAGGGTCGGTCCCGCCGCGCCGGGGCCCGGGGGGGTGGCGGGCGCGGTGGGTGTCCCCGCGGAGAGGTCGGTTTGGAGATCTGCGCTGATTAACTGAGGGCCGCGGTGGCTGAAGAGGGCCCTGGCGCCAGGCGGCTGAGCCCTCACAATAAAGACCCGTCTCTTGTCACTTCATATTTACCCCCAAATCTTCAAAAAGCGCCCTGCCATCCTTCCAAggctcctgcccccgccgccTGCTCTGCGGCCAGGCGGGACGGGGGGAGCGGAGGCCGGCCCCCTCCTCTGCCGCCCggcctgtccctgtcccccccctcAGCCCTGCCGCTCCGCGGATGCGCAGCGAGGCGCGGCCGCAGCAGCTCCGAGCTCTCGGGCCCGCGTGTCGCTGCTCTTCCCCCCGCAGGCTGGGACGCGGGGATCCccgggtgccccctccccaccccgaTCTCTCATCTTTATCcgctccctcccgccccccctccgccccggtTCATCCTGCCGTTAGCGATCCCCGCCCGCTGCCCCCCGGCGCCACACAGAGCCCAGACCTAAGCCCCGGGCTCTTCTCGGGGGCGTTCACAACCTGCCCGTGTCCCGCGGCAGGTTCACCTCTGCCTGCgctgcccggccccgccaccgcGCCCGACGGGGCGGACACAGCGCGTCCCCCCGGAGCTGCCCcagccggggccggcggcgtggtggggcggcggggccgggggggtgtgtgtgtgtgtgtgtcccgcTGACCATTGAACAGGGAACGGGGACTGAAATTTAGACCCGATTCGGACTTTGCTTCCTCGCCGCCGCGGAAAACTGCTGACGGCAGCTTTGGCAAATATGGGGCttgcttgtattttattttattttttttaaattcccccTCACAAAGCAAACGAGCCTTTCATTGCCCCGGGGAGGCATCGCCCCACGCCGGGGATGGCTCTCCCGCAGACACCTCGCCCGCCGCTCCGTGGAGGCCTGGAGGCAGCCGGGTCCCTGCCAGGAAAGGTCGCCTCTCCTCCGGCCCAGGGCCCGGGACCCCCggccgcgccccccccccccccctccgcacCGCACCGCTGTAACGTCGCAAACGCTCTCTCCTGCAGAATAAAACCGATCCAGAGCAGCCTCGTCTCCCCGACCGTCTGTAGCGGCACCCGCCGATGGGACTGTCAGGGTTGGGGGGCTAACGGGGAGCCGGGCACCCACTGCCTGGGACAGGTCTGGCCGCGGCCCCCGGCCCGACGGGCGCGGACCCGACCCAGGAGCCTGCGCCCACGGATGGGGCGAGCAGCTAATCCCCGCGGCCACGCGAAACCCGGCGTCGCCCCGTCCTCCCCGTCCCTGACCGGGCActgggcagggagagatgaTGTTTTCCTCCCGCCCCGAGGCCAGCCTTGTCCCGGGGGTCGGGGACGAGACGTGTCCCCGCACCGTTCCCTTCCCAGGGAGCGTTTCCCCACCtgccccagggtgctgcagcGCTCGGGGCCACCGTGCTCGCCTCCCGGGAGCCGCCCTGACGGCTTGCGGGCCCGGCGCTGCGCTGGCGAGCGGTCCCCGGGCTGGGatggcggcggccgggccgccCCGGGGATCCGTCCCGGGCCAAGCGGGTTGaaccggcccggcccggccgcccccgcgccCCACCCGCTCCACAGCGCGGCCCCTCTCGCTCTTCCCCTTTCATCTCTGCCCATCTCCACTCATCatcccttttctatttttagccGGTAGACTTAGGCCTTGGCGCCAGGCCGTTTAAGACCTGTCAAAGTCCTTCATATTTCCCTCATGTCACATGGACCTTTCGCTCCCTTCCCCGCGCCATGCGAGGGCCGTAATTTGGATCTGTGAGCTGGTGAGCAAATGCAATTTGCTCTTCTCCATCGCTGTGTTGTCTCCGTGACCCCAGCCAGCAGGACGGCTGGTGTCCTGTCCGGGGCACTTACACAAATTGCGGGTGATTgatgaaaaataacaattctCACAAGCAGCCGGGCCTCCGCCTTCCCCTCCTCCCGGCTCCACCGGGCTGTGGGCGGCCCCGCACCCCGGGGAGCGCTCCCCCCCGACGGGGCTGTGCGGGGCGCACCGGCCGCGGGCGCTCCGGCTCCAGGCGAAAAGGGTTTTCTTGTGCTGAGGACGAGCCGTCGGGTCCCCCCTTCCCGGCCCTGACGCCACGGCAAGGGACTCCCCCGGGCGCTTGGGGAGGGCGGCCTGGCGGGGCCGGGCAGGAGAGGCCACTCGCACCTTCCCGAGCCGGGGGAACCCAAGCGGGCGTGGGAAAGGGCCGTGCCGTGGAGGGCGGGGGACGGTGCGGCCGGGCTGGGCTCTGCACTGCTACCCCGGGAGCAGCTGgacagacagagctggggacGTCAGAGACCTCCTGCCGTACAGTCCGGAGCGAACCCGCAAGGTGCGGGCTGCGGAGCTCCCGCCGCCCCGTCCCCGGCCACGGCAGGAGCCCCGCGCCCCCGCAGGAGAGGCCCGCCGGGTGCCGGACCCCCTCGGGACATGGCggccccctccagccccggggTCCTCCCCCGCTTACACGCCCCTATTTTCCCccctcggcccggcccggccacCCCGCCGCAGCTGGGCCGTGGGGCAGGCGGAGAGAAGGCGAGGGGCGGCCCCGGAACCCCGACAGCTTCCCCGGCCCCGCTTCTCCCGCTCCAcctggagaggaaaataaacccaCGTGTAACGAAATTGCCCTCGTTTGTTGTCACCCACCCGCGGCCGGGACCAGCACTCCTCCGCCTCCCTTCCCCGGGACGCCGCATCTCCCCTCACACCCCTTGGCGGGGTGGGAATCCCCTTACCCCCGGGAGATCCCGggaaaacacctcccccccacccccccggtgCTCCGGTGCTtgtcggggggggggcagggaggggccGCTTTGCGTGGCGGCAGCTGCCCGGGATGTGCCGGGCACCGGGGCCCGCCGGATGCATTTTTATCGACAGCGACCGAGAGAGATGCTCGACCCGACACCAGCCCCGGCGCCgccatcctccctcctcccgcTGCGCGGCCGCGGAGCTGCGCGTCCCGTCCGTGCGCGGCCCGGCGAGGGGAAACCCGAGGAGCCCcggcagcgcggcagcccccgggccgcccccccccgagCTCCCCCTGCCTTCAGACTGTTTAGATTTCGCTccagctttaaagaaaatatttccagtaatccagatttctggaaaataaCAACAGGCGGGGAGACGCAGACACAAACGCCGCTGAAGTTTATCCAGAGTTTGAACAATttataaacacattttccaGCCTGTTTGTCAGGGCGGGCGGCGAGTGACCcgggcccggccgggcggcCCCTGCGCGCCCCGCGCTGGGGGGGCGCATCCTCCGCGCCCCGCCCGCACCCCGCCCTCGTTACCTCCGCGCCGCTTTGCTACGGGAGCCCGCTCAGCCCCGCCgcttgattgattttttttttttttaattactgagcGCCCTCCCTGCGCGGGGGCGGAatgcctcccctccccccggccccgcccggccccgctctcCCGGGGGTGCCCGGCTCCCCACGTCGGGGCCCGGCGCCTCGCACGCACCGAGCCCGCTGCCTTAAAAGGAGACGGGAGCCCCGGCCGGGGCCGTGCCAGCGCGGGGGGGACCGCGGCCTGAAACCCGAGCTGGCAccgcggggggcgggcggggatggggatggggatggggatggggatggggatggagatggagcggggggggggggggggggatcatGCAAATCCCTCTGTTTAAAAAACTTCCATTTGAGAAAGTGTGTCACATCCCGGCGCGGGCGCGTAATCCCCCGGGCTAATGGCATTACCGCCGCCTCATCGCCGTCATGGGACGGGGCCGGGGGCGAGAGAACCGCCGCCACGCGTGACCGCGGTTCGGGTCCCGCGGGGAAACGGAGCCCAGAGTCCCCGCTCCGTCGGGGCGCCCCACGCCGAGACCCTGGAGGCCGGTGTCGGCCCTTTACCCGGGCGACTCGgaccacccccccgccccccggcctCGGGGGCTGTCTCGGCGTTTATCGGTAATCGCGGTCCCGTTTTCCCCCCCGGTTCCCCGAACGAAGCCGGTCCCGGGAGGGGGAGAGCCGGGAGACCCAGGGCTGCGCCTCGCGGCCGGTTCATCTCTTAAATAAAAGGGCTTAGCAAACGGGGTTATGAGATAAAATAATGCTGATAGGGCCCCCGCCCGCTCCCTCTGCGGGATTAAAAGTGAGGGTTTGGGACTGTCCCGC of Grus americana isolate bGruAme1 chromosome 19, bGruAme1.mat, whole genome shotgun sequence contains these proteins:
- the LOC129215132 gene encoding translation initiation factor IF-2-like isoform X3, with the protein product MTEKSARNPTPGSFPHTGSAPAAPRPGSGRRRCGDGAEPPRRSGERRPGPPGPEPRGRGDGGEGPPPVSAGAAGTGKGGGGRPRELGGCRLTTDPGERIEVGRAPPAAPRTAAQCRAAPTGRPPGARPGGELRAEARPRVATSSADPCLRESPLRTGFSINGR
- the LOC129215132 gene encoding translation initiation factor IF-2-like isoform X2 translates to MTEKSARNPTPGSFPHTGSAPAAPRPGSGRRRCGDGAEPPRRSGERRPGPPGPEPRGRGDGGEGPPPVSAGAAGTGKGGGGRPRELGGCRLTTDPGERIEVGRAPPAAPRTAAQCRAAPTGRPPGARPGGELRAEARPRVATSSAASSPISPGEGNAEFTRASQSLGPPSFHNPGNGRCPRHQRDVNALHGQEGEPVNWPHIILR
- the LOC129215132 gene encoding translation initiation factor IF-2-like isoform X1, whose amino-acid sequence is MTEKSARNPTPGSFPHTGSAPAAPRPGSGRRRCGDGAEPPRRSGERRPGPPGPEPRGRGDGGEGPPPVSAGAAGTGKGGGGRPRELGGCRLTTDPGERIEVGRAPPAAPRTAAQCRAAPTGRPPGARPGGELRAEARPRVATSSAANEPFIAPGRHRPTPGMALPQTPRPPLRGGLEAAGSLPGKVASPPAQGPGPPAAPPPPPSAPHRCNVANALSCRIKPIQSSLVSPTVCSGTRRWDCQGWGANGEPGTHCLGQVWPRPPARRARTRPRSLRPRMGRAANPRGHAKPGVAPSSPSLTGHWAGRDDVFLPPRGQPCPGGRGRDVSPHRSLPRERFPTCPRVLQRSGPPCSPPGSRPDGLRARRCAGERSPGWDGGGRAAPGIRPGPSGLNRPGPAAPAPHPLHSAAPLALPLSSLPISTHHPFSIFSR
- the LOC129215132 gene encoding uncharacterized protein LOC129215132 isoform X4, yielding MAAKGPRRSLRGRRARERGGGGGRGSSAAADLRQILESGSRWGAPRPPLRAQPRNAAQHRRGGRRERGPAESCGRRRGPEWRPPARVLGSCTNHWGIWGSQHGHAASMPKPVALKHLLSQFCSTGRLLSRRVFHGYLDRGSTK